One genomic segment of Streptomyces sp. NBC_00239 includes these proteins:
- a CDS encoding LysR family transcriptional regulator codes for METRELRYFVAVAEELHFGRAAQRLGIAQPPLSRAIQQLERRLGAVLLDRTSRTVTLTEAGSVLLAEGRAALDAVDAAERRTRRAALSATGRPGLVLVTKASASRELLAKLLDAYTAEPGAVPVEVILCGPAEQERLLREGRADVALLHRPFDSTARLHAEELSTEGQVVVLPAGHPLTARAHVHMTDITDLPGLPLPRWPNPDGTYPPGPGPQVRDHAQLLQLVALGRACAVSPESCRAQLHGDLAAVPVLDAPKVTTVIAWPPHSRSRAVSDLVRIATHLQ; via the coding sequence ATGGAGACCCGGGAACTGCGCTACTTCGTCGCTGTCGCTGAGGAGCTGCACTTCGGGCGCGCCGCGCAGCGGCTCGGGATCGCGCAGCCGCCGCTGTCACGGGCGATCCAGCAGCTCGAACGCCGGCTCGGGGCAGTACTGCTGGACCGGACCAGCCGCACCGTCACGCTGACCGAGGCCGGCTCGGTGCTGCTGGCCGAGGGCCGGGCCGCCCTCGACGCGGTCGACGCCGCCGAGCGCCGGACCCGCCGGGCCGCCCTTTCGGCGACCGGCCGACCCGGCCTGGTCCTGGTGACGAAAGCCAGCGCGTCCAGAGAACTGCTGGCGAAACTGCTCGACGCGTACACCGCCGAACCCGGCGCGGTCCCCGTCGAGGTCATCCTGTGCGGCCCGGCCGAGCAGGAACGGCTGCTGCGCGAGGGCCGGGCCGACGTGGCGTTGCTGCACAGGCCGTTCGACTCCACGGCCAGGCTCCACGCCGAAGAGCTCAGCACGGAGGGCCAGGTGGTGGTCCTGCCGGCCGGACATCCGCTCACCGCTCGGGCCCATGTGCACATGACCGACATCACCGACCTGCCGGGCCTGCCCCTGCCACGCTGGCCCAATCCCGATGGCACCTACCCACCCGGCCCCGGCCCGCAGGTCCGCGACCACGCCCAGTTGCTGCAGCTCGTCGCGCTCGGCCGGGCCTGCGCGGTCTCACCGGAGTCGTGCCGAGCCCAACTGCACGGGGACCTCGCCGCCGTGCCCGTGCTGGACGCGCCGAAAGTCACCACCGTGATCGCCTGGCCACCGCACAGCCGGTCCAGAGCCGTCTCCGACCTCGTCAGGATTGCGACGCATCTCCAGTAG
- a CDS encoding SDR family NAD(P)-dependent oxidoreductase — MSERTIALVTGANKGIGHEIAAGLGALGWSVGVGARDDQRRKVAVERLRAAGVDAFGVPLDVTDDASATAAARLIEERAGRLDVLVNNAAITGDWPQEPTRVDPATIRTVVETNVIGVIRVTNAMMPLLRRSASPRIVNMSSSVGSLTRQSGPAAEHTTGPIAVAYAPSKTFLNAVTLQYARELSGTNILINAGCPGYVATDLNGFRGVRTPEQGAAVAIKLATLPDDGPTGQFFNDAGVVPW, encoded by the coding sequence ATGAGCGAACGAACGATTGCGCTGGTCACCGGCGCGAACAAGGGAATCGGCCACGAGATCGCCGCGGGCCTGGGCGCCCTCGGCTGGAGCGTCGGCGTCGGCGCCCGCGACGACCAGCGCCGCAAGGTCGCGGTGGAGCGACTGCGCGCGGCCGGCGTCGACGCCTTCGGCGTACCGCTGGACGTGACCGACGACGCGAGCGCGACCGCCGCCGCACGGCTGATCGAGGAACGGGCCGGGCGCCTCGACGTCCTCGTCAACAACGCCGCCATCACCGGCGATTGGCCGCAGGAGCCCACCCGGGTCGATCCCGCCACCATCCGAACGGTCGTGGAGACCAACGTTATCGGCGTCATCCGCGTCACCAACGCGATGATGCCGCTGCTGCGCCGCTCCGCCTCACCACGGATCGTGAACATGTCCAGCAGTGTCGGCTCCCTCACCCGGCAGTCAGGACCCGCCGCAGAGCATACGACGGGCCCGATCGCCGTGGCGTACGCGCCGTCGAAGACGTTCCTGAACGCCGTCACCCTCCAATACGCCCGCGAGCTGAGCGGCACGAACATCCTGATCAACGCCGGCTGCCCAGGCTACGTCGCGACCGACCTCAACGGCTTCCGCGGCGTACGCACCCCCGAACAGGGCGCGGCGGTCGCCATCAAGCTCGCGACCCTCCCCGACGACGGCCCGACCGGCCAGTTCTTCAACGACGCCGGCGTCGTGCCCTGGTGA